CAGTGGGCTGTAGGACCTAAAACAGGAGTTGGCTGGTATATTTTTAATATTGTAAAAGGATTGGTTCAAAATAATAAGAATGATTATACTGGTGAATTTATAAATTTTATGAATAGGCATAATGTTAAGGAACAAATTAACTATGATATAAAAATAAAGCAAAATAAATTTATTTCATATAGAATTTATAGCATTTTAACTCAAAAATTAAAAATAAGCCATAATTTTTTGATGAATACAAAATCTGATATATATCATTTTTTTAATTTTATAATTCCTAAAAATATAAAAGGAAAAGTAATTGTTACAATTTACGATACTGTATTTTTTTCTGCACCTGAAACTATGGGTGGTATGAAAACTATTAGCGAATATAAATATGCTGCTGAAAGATCTGATTTAATTATAACTATTTCTGAAAGTGCTAAAGCTGATATTATTAAACATTTTAATATAGATGAAAAAAAGATAAAAATTGTAACTCCTGGAATTGATTTACAAAAATATTCTTACAAATATTCTGAATCTGAACTTGAAAATATTAGAAAAAAGTATAATTTGCCCAAAAATTATATTTTATATTTGGGAACAATTGAACCCCGAAAAAATATTGAAAGAATTGTGAAAGCGTTTAAAAAATATAAAAAGGAAATTAATGATGATTTAAAACTTGTGATTGTGGGAAGAAAAGGCTGGAAATATGATAATATTATGAAACTGATTGAATCAATGGGAACGGATATTATAATTACTGGATATATTGATGAAGAAGATAAAGTTCCTATTTATAAACTTGCACAGATTTTTGTTTTTCCATCTTTATATGAAGGTTTTGGAATGCCGATATTAGAGGCTATGGCATCAAAAACACCGGTAATCACATCAAATATTTCTTCAATGCCTGAAGTAGCAGGAAATGCTGGAATGTTGGTAGATCCTTTTAATGAAAATGAAATTTTTGAAGCATATAAAAAAATTTTGTCAGATGATGAACTAAAAAAAGAAATGGTGCAAAAAGGATTGGAACAGGCAAAAAAATTTGAGTGGAAAAAATCTGTAGAAATGCTTGAAAAGATTTATGAGGAAATATAATAGACTTAAAATAAAATATGGAAAGGTAAAATATGGAAAAATCATTTTATGAATTGTGGAAATTGGGAATTAATTTTATTAAAACAAAAATATTTTTTCCAAAAGCTAGGTTAATTCGATTTCCTTTTGATATAAGAGGAAAAAAATATATAAAATTTGGAGAAAATTTTACAACTGGAACTGGCTGCAGAATTGAAGCATATAATTTTCAAGATTCACTTAATGCTAAAAGTATAAAAAATAAAAATACACCTCAATTAATAATTGGAAATAATGTTCAAATTAACGATTATGTCCATTTGTCATGTGCAAATTCATTAATTATAGGAGACAATGTACTGATAGCAAGCAAAGTTTATATTTCTGACTTAAATCATGGAAATTATTCATTTTCAAAAGACTTTGAACATTCTAATCCTGAAGAAATTGCAAAGGAAAGAAGAATTTTTACAAAACCAGTAAAAATTTGTGAAAATGTATGGCTTGGAGAAAATGTATCTGTATTGCCAGGAACAGTAATTGGAAAAAATTCTATAATTGGAGCAAATTCTGTTGTTTCTAAAAATATTCCAGAAAACTGCATTGCTGTTGGAAATCCAGCAAAGGTAATAAAGAAATACAATTTTGAAACTAAAAAATGGGAAAGAATATAAAAATTTTGAAATATTTAAATTGTTTGATTAAACTTAAGATGTTATAATCTTATTAATAAAAAAAGAGTGGAGGATTTTGTATGTATGACTTTACAGCTTGTATAGTGACTTATAATACTGACCAAAAGGAATTAACTCAAATCATAGGTTGTTTTCAAAAAACAAAATTAAAATTTAAATTATGGATATCAGATAATTCTGAAAAGGATACTTTGAGAAATTTTATAAAAAATCTTTCAGATGATAGAATAGAATATATCTTTAATAATTCAAATAATGGATTTGGATCAGGTCATAATATTGTGTTAAAAAAATTAATGGATGATAATTTTAAAGAAAAAGCAGAATTTCATATAATATTGAATGCTGATATAATTTTTGAAGAAAATACTATTGAAAAAATGATTGATTATATGAGAAAAAATCCTGAAATTGGGCAGATAGGACCGAAAATATATGAATCCAGTGGAGAGGTAAATAAATCCTGCAGGTTATTGCCTACACCATTAAACTTAATATTTAGAAGATTTTTTCCGATAAAATCTATTGTAGATAAAATGGATTATAATTATGAGATGAGATGGTGTGATTATAATTCAATAATGGAAGTTCCAATTCTATCTGGATGTCTTATGTTTATAAGAACAGATATTTTGAAAAATGTTGGAATGTTTGATACTAGATATTTCATGTATATGGAAGATTATGATTTGTGTAGAAGAATTGGACAAAAATACAAAGTAATATTTTATCCTGAAGTAAAGATAATTCATAAACATGGAAAAGCATCCTATAAAACACGAAAAATGATGATGGCACATATAAACTCAGCTATAAAATATTTTAATAAATGGGGATGGTTTTTTGATAAGGAAAGAAAAACAAGAAATAAGGAATGTATAAAAAGATATAAAAAATAATTTATTTGGTAAATGATTAGGAGAATAAATGAAACGAAAGGTTTTAGTAACAGGAGCTAATGGATATATAGGAAAAAATGTTATAAATTATTTGTTAAATAATAACATTGAAGTAGTAGCTGCTGATATTTCTTTAGATAAAATAAATGATAAAGTAAAAAAAATAGAAGCTAATATATTTGAAAATACAGATTATCTTTTTTCTAATTTAGAGAATGTGAATACCTGTATTCATTTAGCATGGAGAAATGGTTTTGTACATAATTCTATTACTCATCTTGAGGATATTTCACTACATTATAAATTTTTAAGAAAAATTTATGAATTTGGTATAAAAAATATAAATGTTATAGGAACTATGCATGAAATTGGATACTGGGAAGGAGAAGTTGATAACAATACTAGTACTAATCCTATTTCTTTTTATGGTATAGCAAAAAATAGTTTGAGACAATCTTTGAAAATATTAGAAGAGAGCGATAAGGAATTATTAATAAAATGGCTTAGAGTATTTTATATACAAGGTGATGATAGGAATAATAATTCTATTTTTTCTAAAATATTACAAAAAGAAGAAGAAGGTGCTAAAACTTTTCCATTTACTACAGGAAAAAATAAATATGACTTTATTAATATAGAGATATTAGCAGAGATGATTTCAAAAGCGGCTTTACAAACTGATATAACTGGAATTATAAATTGCTGTTCCGGTAAACCTGTAAGTTTAAAAGAAAAAGTTGAATCATTTTTAAAAGAAAATAACTTGAAAATAAAATTAGAGTATGGTGTATTTCTAGATCGAGCTTATGATTCTCCTGCCATATGGGGAAATAATAATATAATATCAGAAATAATAAAAAAAGAATTTTTATAAAAAAAAAAAAAAGGACTGCTAAGAATTTTTCAGCAGTCTTTTAAAATTTAAAATTATTAAAAATTTAAAGTTAAAATTTTTAATTAAATTTTATAGAACTTTAAATTCCAACGAAGAAAATTTCAGTTCATCACTATCTCCTCTAGCAATAATTGAAATTCTGCCTCTTCTATCTACACGTAAAAATCTATATTCCTTTTCTGAAAATTTTCCATTTTTCTGAATTACTATTTTTTTGCCTTTCAAATAACTGTTTTCATTTACTATGTGCAATATGCTTTCCCATTCTCTGTTTAAACTATGGAATTCATTTTCAAAAGTTGAAACGATTTCTTCTATTATGTTTTGTACTGAGTGTTTTTTTCCTGTAATTTCCACAAGTGCGATTGCTTTTTCGCGGAATATTCCAAAATCGGTGTTGTTGATGTTTATTCCAATACCGATTATTATGTGATCTCTTACTTTTTCACAAAGAATTCCGCATATTTTTTTGTTTTCATAATAAATGTCGTTTGGCCATTTGAAAGTCAGCTTTTCTTTATTTTCTATATAATTTTTTAGTACTTTATAGACAATATATCCTGTAAAAATTGTAATTTTTTCATCCAGTTCATAATTGTCATTGATACCGAAGGAAAAGAGGGCGGCACCTTCGCTTGAAATCCATGTGCTGTCCCTTTTTCCTTTTCCATCTGTCTGTTTTTTGGCTACGATTACTTCAAATTCTTCGATTCTTAGCTGTCGTCGTAAATATGTATTTGTTGAATTTATTTCATCAAAAAACTTAAATTTCAAAGCTGTACCTCTTTCTGCTTATTTATGTTTAAAATTTAATTTTGTAATTAATTAACTTAATCTTGGGAATATGAATACTCCATAAACTGGGCCTGCATGAGCTCCTATTACCGCCCCGATTTCCCTATTTAATATCAATGAGTTAATTTTTGGATTATTTTCCACTTCTGAATAAATTCTCACAACATTTTCAAGTTCAGTTGGAGTTCCACCCCATCCGCTCATAAGTACGATGCTTTGTTTTTTACTTTCACGTTCAATATATTTTTCAATGTATTTTTGTGCATTGCGTTCACCAAGAACTTTTTTCTCAACTGTAACTTCCCCTTGATTTACAGTCAAGATAGGTTTCATGTTCAATGCTCCAGCTATTGTTGAACTTGCCTTTCCAATTCTTCCACCTTTTTCAAGATATTTCAAGTCTGGAATAATCATAAGAAGCTTACCTTTAGTTCTAAAGTTATTTACCCAGTTGATAATTTCTGTAAAACTTTCTCCCCTTACTGATTTTCCTGCCGCTCCCAGCACAAGGAATCCTTGCAGTAACGAAGCTCCTAAACTGTCGATTAATTCTATGTCATTTTCTCTATTTGTAAGACTTCTTCCAACTTTTGCCGCTTGTATTGTTCCGCTTAATTTTGATGATGGATGTATTGAAATAATCTTTTTATATCCTTTTTCAAATAACTTATTATAGGCATTTAAAAAGTCTTGCGGTGATGGCTGAGATGTCTTAATTCTCGCATTATTATCCAACATTTGATGCCAGAATTCTGATTTTGAAATTTCTACACCATCCTTATAAAGTTCCCCATTTATATCAATTCTTAAAGGAACTACCTTTATTGGAAGCCCTTCGATGTCTTCATCTGTCAAATCTGATACAGAATCTGTTAAAATAGCAATTTCAGGCATATTTGGATCTTTATTTTCAATATACAAGTAATAATAGTAATTTTCCTGATTTCCATTAATATTTGCAGTTTTCAATCCTGCCAGTTTTTCTTCAATACTTTTTTGTGAAGCTTCATCCTTTTCATTTCCGCTTACAACAACTGCAGTTATTGTATTTTTAGTTACCAAGTCATCTAATATTGCATCTGCCACTTCTTTTAATGATTTTTTTGCATATTTTATTTTCCCGTTTACAAGCCCGATAAAGTCATCTTTTTCTATTGACAAGTCTTCAATTTTTGTATCTCTTACAGCCTTTGTAATTTCCACGGAATAGTTTCTGGAAGCTGCTTCTTTTAACTCATCAATGTCAGTATCTTTATTTCTTAGAAAATAATATCCGTCAAGCATTGTTTTTGTATCTAGAACAACAACTGTTTTTTTAGATTTTTCAGCTGCCATTTTTGCTGTTGTAATTACATTTTTATTGTTTGGAAGAATGTAAACATTTTCCTTTTCAGTTTTTCCAATGGCATTCAATATTTCCTGAACACTTGGATTTTTACTTTGTCCTCCCAAGATTACCACATCTGCACCAAGTTTTAAAAATTCATCCTTCAAATTTTCAGAATCCGCCAAAATCACAAAGGCTGATTTTGTTTTATCAATTTTTTTATTTGCAAAAATCTTTGCTTCATCCTTTTCACTGAAAATTTGCAAATTATCGTGCTGTAACTTCATATTTTCCACCTTCATTTTTTCCAGCGGTCCATATTCCAATGCAATTTCAATCGCTTTTCCAGGATGGTTTGTATGAATGTGAGTCTTAAACTTTTTAGAAGTTTGTGCAAATACAGCAGAATCTCCCAATTCCAGCACACGTTTTTTATATTCATCTGTATCAAAGTTACCATTTAAAATGATAAATTCAGTACAGTATTGAAAATGTATGCTTTCAGGATCATGATTAATATTTGCTATTGTCTTGTCAAATTCATTTTCCTTAACTTGAGCCTTTTGCAATTCAGCTAGCAGGTTCAATTCAGTTGTAACCTTATAAAATCCCTCAAAAAAGAAAAACAGCCCTTTTCCACCAGCATCAACTACTCCAGCCTCTTTCAATTTTGGAAGCAGTTCAGGCGTTTCATCCACAGCCTTTTTCCCAGCCTCTACAATCTCCTTCAAAAATGCCACCAAATCTTCAAATTTTTCAGCACATTCTGTAGCCTTTTCAGAAATTTTTCTAATAACCGTAAGCATTGTCCCTTCAACAGGTTCACTTACAGCATTATAAGCAGTTTCCTTTGCGCTCACAAGAGCTTCTGCCACATCTTTTGGTAACAGCTTAACTTTTTCACCAATCCCTCTTAAAAACCCTGTGATTACTTGTGACAAAATTGTCCCTGAATTTCCACGAGCTCCCATCAACACAGCCTCTTCAACTACATCTATAAGCTGAGGCATTTTTATTTTTTCATCTGTCTTTTCTTCCAGATCATTTATCATCGAATTTAATGTCATTGACATATTACTCCCAGTATCTCCATCAGGAACTGGATAAACATTCAGTTCATTTAAAAGCTCCTCATGTTTTGTAACCCATTTTCCACCGCCAATAAACACTAATTTTAGCCTTTTGGCATCCAAATATTTTATTGCCATTATTTCCTCCTAAAAATAATTTTTTTATATTTTCTGATTATTTTTTATTTAATTAATAAATCCATTCTAAATCTATTTCCTAAAGATTCATATTTGAGATTTTTTTATAATTTACATTTTATAGATTATTTTTATGAATAATTGTTTTTCCTTTATTTCTTAATTAATTTTTTTTAACGTAAGGGCGTCAAACACCACGCCCTTACAACCCGGCTTACGCAAAACTTTATTATAAAGAAAAAATAAAACTCGATTTTGAATCAAAGTTATCTTGACACAGATAACTGAATACAATTTAAAATATGTTCCAAAATCTCAAACAGTTATTTTTTCTTTAACGAAATTTTGCTTGATATTTGTTTTAGTCAAATAATCCATCATAATTGAATTAGAACGTCGTGATTTTTTTGGAATGAAATTGACTGTTTGAGCTTTTTCAAAATTTTTAAATTGTAATTAGTTTAAAAATTTTATAAGAATTTTTATTAAAAAGCGAGTTTCAATTTCATTTCAAAAAAATGCTTAGACAAGCGGGGATTGTAAAGGGGATGGCGACTGATCCCCTTTACGTTTGAAAAAAACAAAAAAACAAATATTAATAAAAATAACTTTTGTCAATTTCAAATAAAATTCTTTAATATGAATATTTAAGGTCTTGTTTAATGAAAAAAAAATTTAATTTATTTTATGATTGATAAAAATTTTTGAAATAAATTTTCTTTTTTTAAAATAACTTCTATAAATTCACGTACTGCTCCTTCACCGCCGTTTTTAGTAGAAATAAAATCAGCGATTGATTTTACTTCGTTTGCTCCATCTAGCGGAGTTCCAGAAAAACCGATTTTTTTTATAATTGCCATGTCATTTAGATCATCGCCCATGTAGGCTATTTCTTCTTCCTTTAGTCCTGTTTGATTTATAATTTCATCCAGTATTAAAGTCTTTTCAGAAATTCCCTGGAAAAGGTATTTTATTTTTAGTTTTTCAGCACGTCTTTTTAATAATTCAGATTTTCCACCTGTAATAATTCCAAATTCAATGCCGAGCTTTGGTACATTTACGATGGCATAGCCGTCTTTTACATTGAATTTTTTTAGTTCTTCGCCACTATTTCCAAGATAGATTCCACCATCGGTCAGTGTTCCATCTACATCTAGTAAAATTAATTTTATCATTTTCTCTCCATTTATGTTTACAACTTGTTATTATTATACCACAATATATGGTTGTTATTCAAATTTATTTTGCAAAAAAACTAAACGAGAATATTTAAAGAGTATTTATGGATAATCTTGAATAAGTTCGATGGTTAAGGGTCTAGGGATACTTCAGATCATATTATTTTTAATTTATATCACAGTATATCTTTATAATAAATTTAATCTTTCATAGAATATTCTTTTAATTAAAATTTTAAAAAAAATATTGACTTTTAGGAAAAATGTGGGATAATACTAGTGTAGGGAAAAAATAATGTTAAATATGCTTTTAGGCAATTATATGGCTAGAATAGTGTAATGTTTGTATTAAAGATCAGTGTTAGCAGATTTTTGATACATATTAAAAAAACTGCTGGCTATAAAATTGTAATTTTTTGATATGTATCTAAATTGTAAATTTAAATTGCTTTTAAGATTTAATATCAAAAGAATTTTGTATTTATTTTTTATAAAAATATTATTATAAATTTAACATAACCCAAACAAATTCAAAATTAAAAATATTTTGTGTTTCCCTACATAAAAGTAGGGATTTTTTGTTTTATTGGTGTTAATTGCTAATTTTATGATAGATTGATTGTAAAAGTAAAGACTAGGAAATTTAAAGAATATTGACCTTTGTTGAAATAAAAGATATTGGTTTATTAAATACATTTATTTTTACAAATGACTACAAATTTTTTAAATACGGAGGGAGTATTATGAAAAAAGTAACAAAAGATTTGGAAAAATTAGGAATAGTAAATGTAATCCAAATTTATAGAAATTTGACACCTGCGGAACTTGTTGAACATGCATTAAAAAGAGGAGAAGGTACATTGTCAAGCAGTGGAGCTTTGGTTGTGACGACAGGGAAGTATACAGGACGTTCGCCTAAGGATAAATATATTGTTGACACTCCAGGGGTTCATGAAAAAATTGCTTGGGGGAATGTGAATAAGCCTATTGAAAAGGAAAAATTTGATTCTATTTATAATAAATTGATTGCATATTTGCAAAATCGGGAAATATTTATATTTGATGGAATGGCGGGAGCAGATCCAGCCTGCAGAAAGAAATTTAGAATAATAAATGAACGAGCTAGCCAAAATTTATTTATACATCAGCTTTTAATCCGTCCGACAGAGGAAGAATTAAAGGATTATGGACATGCTGATTTTACAGTAATTGCGGCGCCAGGATTTAAATGCAATGCAAAAATTGATGGAATAAATTCATCGGCTGCGATAATTATTGATTATGAAGCAAAAGTTGGGATTATTTGCGGAACAGAATATTCGGGAGAAATAAAGAAAAGCGTATTTTCAATAATGAACTTTGTAATGCCTGAAATGGATGTATTGCCTATGCACTGTTCTGCCAATATGGATCCAAACACTGGACAGACTGCTATATTTTTCGGGCTTTCAGGAACTGGAAAAACTACGCTTTCAACAGATCCTAACCGTAAGTTAATCGGAGATGATGAACATGGATGGTCAGATCATAGCATTTTCAACTTTGAAGGAGGATGTTATGCAAAATGTATAAATCTTGCTCCAGAACACGAGCCTGATATTTATAATGCGATAAAATTTGGAAGTCTTGTGGAAAATGTTGTAATGAATCCAAGTACACGTGAATTTGACTTTTATGACAAGAGCTTAACTGAAAATACAAGAGTTGGGTATCCGATTAATCATATAAAAAATGCACAAATTCCTGGAATTGGAGGAATTCCAAATGTTGTAATATTTTTGACGGCAGATGCATTTGGTGTTTTACCGCCTGTTTCAAGACTTTCGAGAGATGCGGCAATTTATCATTTTGTAACAGGATTTACTTCTAAGCTGGCTGGAACTGAACGTGGAATTACAGAACCGCAGCCTACATTCTCAACTTGCTTTGGAGAACCATTTATGCCGCTTGATCCATCAGTTTATGCAGAAATGCTAGGTAAAAAGATAGATCTTCACAATACAAAAGTATTTTTAATAAATACAGGTTGGTCTGGCGGACCTTACGGTGTTGGAAATCGTATGAACTTAACATATACAAGGGCGATGGTAACAGCAGCGTTAAACGGTGATTTAGATGAAGTGGAATACAGACACGATGATATTTTCAACCTGGAAATTCCGCAATATTGCCCAAATGTTCCAAGTGAACTGTTAAATCCGGTAGATACGTGGGCAAATAAGGAAGCCTATGAAGCGGCTGCTAAAAAACTTGCTAAAATGTTTAGAGAAAATTTTGAAACAAAATATCCAAATATGCCAGAACATATTGTAAATGCTGGACCATCGTATTTTGAGTAGATTAACTGTTTATTTTATGACAGCTTTAAAACATGGAGGTTTTTATGGGAAGAGTAAAAATAACAGAAACATCGCTAAGGGATGGGCATCAGTCACTTATGGCAACAAGGATGACAACTGCTGAAATGCTTCCAATAATAGAAACAATGGATAAAGTTGGATATTATGCAATGGAAGTCTGGGGTGGAGCAACTTATGATGCGGCAATTAGATTTTTACATGAAGATCCGTGGGAAAGACTGCGGGAAATTAGGAAAAGAGCTAAAAATACAAAGCTGCAAATGCTTTTGAGAGGACAAAATTTACTTGGTTATCGGCATTATGCAGATGATATTGTGGATAAGTTTGTTGAACTTTCAATAAAAAATGGAATTGATATTATTAGAACATTTGATGCTTTGAATGATACGAGAAATATAAGACAGGCATCTGAAAGCACTAAGAAATATGGAGGGCATAGCCAGCTTGCTATTTGCTATACAATTAGCCCAGTTCACACGATTGAATATTATAAAAAACTGGCTTTGGAAATGCAAAGCATGGGAGCAGATTCCATCGCTATAAAGGATATGTCTGGAATTCTGCTTCCAAATATGGCTTATGAACTTGTAGGCGAGTTAAAAAGCATTTTGAAAGTTCCGCTTGAATTACATACGCATGCAACTGCGGGATTAGCTGGAATGAGCACGTTAAAGGCAATTGAGGCTGGAGTGGATATTGTAGATACGGCAATTTCGCCTTTTGGAGGTGGAACTTCACAGCCGCCTACAGAATCGCTTGTCAGAACTTTGCAAGGCTCAAAATACGATACAGGATTGGATCTTGAACTTTTAAAGGAAATTGCAGAGTATTTTAAGCCAATAAGAAAAAAATACATTGACAATGGAACATTAAATCCAAAGGCTCTTGCGGTAGAGCCAAGCATTGTGGAATATCAGCTGCCTGGAGGAATGCTTTCAAATCTTGTGTCGCAATTGAAGGCGCAGGGAGCGGAAGATAAATATGAAGATGTGCTTCGTGAAATTCCGAAGGTAAGAAAAGATCTAGGTTATCCGCCATTAGTAACTCCAATGAGCCAAATGGTTGGAACGCAGTCAGTATTTAATGTTTTGACAGGACAAAGATATA
The DNA window shown above is from Leptotrichia wadei and carries:
- a CDS encoding glycosyltransferase family 4 protein, encoding MERKKISLEIQWAVGPKTGVGWYIFNIVKGLVQNNKNDYTGEFINFMNRHNVKEQINYDIKIKQNKFISYRIYSILTQKLKISHNFLMNTKSDIYHFFNFIIPKNIKGKVIVTIYDTVFFSAPETMGGMKTISEYKYAAERSDLIITISESAKADIIKHFNIDEKKIKIVTPGIDLQKYSYKYSESELENIRKKYNLPKNYILYLGTIEPRKNIERIVKAFKKYKKEINDDLKLVIVGRKGWKYDNIMKLIESMGTDIIITGYIDEEDKVPIYKLAQIFVFPSLYEGFGMPILEAMASKTPVITSNISSMPEVAGNAGMLVDPFNENEIFEAYKKILSDDELKKEMVQKGLEQAKKFEWKKSVEMLEKIYEEI
- a CDS encoding KdsC family phosphatase produces the protein MIKLILLDVDGTLTDGGIYLGNSGEELKKFNVKDGYAIVNVPKLGIEFGIITGGKSELLKRRAEKLKIKYLFQGISEKTLILDEIINQTGLKEEEIAYMGDDLNDMAIIKKIGFSGTPLDGANEVKSIADFISTKNGGEGAVREFIEVILKKENLFQKFLSIIK
- a CDS encoding glycosyltransferase family 2 protein, whose translation is MYDFTACIVTYNTDQKELTQIIGCFQKTKLKFKLWISDNSEKDTLRNFIKNLSDDRIEYIFNNSNNGFGSGHNIVLKKLMDDNFKEKAEFHIILNADIIFEENTIEKMIDYMRKNPEIGQIGPKIYESSGEVNKSCRLLPTPLNLIFRRFFPIKSIVDKMDYNYEMRWCDYNSIMEVPILSGCLMFIRTDILKNVGMFDTRYFMYMEDYDLCRRIGQKYKVIFYPEVKIIHKHGKASYKTRKMMMAHINSAIKYFNKWGWFFDKERKTRNKECIKRYKK
- a CDS encoding NAD-dependent epimerase/dehydratase family protein, translating into MKRKVLVTGANGYIGKNVINYLLNNNIEVVAADISLDKINDKVKKIEANIFENTDYLFSNLENVNTCIHLAWRNGFVHNSITHLEDISLHYKFLRKIYEFGIKNINVIGTMHEIGYWEGEVDNNTSTNPISFYGIAKNSLRQSLKILEESDKELLIKWLRVFYIQGDDRNNNSIFSKILQKEEEGAKTFPFTTGKNKYDFINIEILAEMISKAALQTDITGIINCCSGKPVSLKEKVESFLKENNLKIKLEYGVFLDRAYDSPAIWGNNNIISEIIKKEFL
- the pckA gene encoding phosphoenolpyruvate carboxykinase (ATP); this translates as MKKVTKDLEKLGIVNVIQIYRNLTPAELVEHALKRGEGTLSSSGALVVTTGKYTGRSPKDKYIVDTPGVHEKIAWGNVNKPIEKEKFDSIYNKLIAYLQNREIFIFDGMAGADPACRKKFRIINERASQNLFIHQLLIRPTEEELKDYGHADFTVIAAPGFKCNAKIDGINSSAAIIIDYEAKVGIICGTEYSGEIKKSVFSIMNFVMPEMDVLPMHCSANMDPNTGQTAIFFGLSGTGKTTLSTDPNRKLIGDDEHGWSDHSIFNFEGGCYAKCINLAPEHEPDIYNAIKFGSLVENVVMNPSTREFDFYDKSLTENTRVGYPINHIKNAQIPGIGGIPNVVIFLTADAFGVLPPVSRLSRDAAIYHFVTGFTSKLAGTERGITEPQPTFSTCFGEPFMPLDPSVYAEMLGKKIDLHNTKVFLINTGWSGGPYGVGNRMNLTYTRAMVTAALNGDLDEVEYRHDDIFNLEIPQYCPNVPSELLNPVDTWANKEAYEAAAKKLAKMFRENFETKYPNMPEHIVNAGPSYFE
- a CDS encoding DapH/DapD/GlmU-related protein, coding for MEKSFYELWKLGINFIKTKIFFPKARLIRFPFDIRGKKYIKFGENFTTGTGCRIEAYNFQDSLNAKSIKNKNTPQLIIGNNVQINDYVHLSCANSLIIGDNVLIASKVYISDLNHGNYSFSKDFEHSNPEEIAKERRIFTKPVKICENVWLGENVSVLPGTVIGKNSIIGANSVVSKNIPENCIAVGNPAKVIKKYNFETKKWERI
- a CDS encoding oxaloacetate decarboxylase subunit alpha — encoded protein: MGRVKITETSLRDGHQSLMATRMTTAEMLPIIETMDKVGYYAMEVWGGATYDAAIRFLHEDPWERLREIRKRAKNTKLQMLLRGQNLLGYRHYADDIVDKFVELSIKNGIDIIRTFDALNDTRNIRQASESTKKYGGHSQLAICYTISPVHTIEYYKKLALEMQSMGADSIAIKDMSGILLPNMAYELVGELKSILKVPLELHTHATAGLAGMSTLKAIEAGVDIVDTAISPFGGGTSQPPTESLVRTLQGSKYDTGLDLELLKEIAEYFKPIRKKYIDNGTLNPKALAVEPSIVEYQLPGGMLSNLVSQLKAQGAEDKYEDVLREIPKVRKDLGYPPLVTPMSQMVGTQSVFNVLTGQRYKMIPKEIKDYVKGMYGKSPVEISSEIKSVIIGNDKVFTGRPADLLQNEYDTMKNEIGSLAKSDEDVLTYACFPQIAKNYLKEKYEAKYLKETEKQKKSKGEISVQNIEVIF
- a CDS encoding biotin--[acetyl-CoA-carboxylase] ligase, which codes for MKFKFFDEINSTNTYLRRQLRIEEFEVIVAKKQTDGKGKRDSTWISSEGAALFSFGINDNYELDEKITIFTGYIVYKVLKNYIENKEKLTFKWPNDIYYENKKICGILCEKVRDHIIIGIGININNTDFGIFREKAIALVEITGKKHSVQNIIEEIVSTFENEFHSLNREWESILHIVNENSYLKGKKIVIQKNGKFSEKEYRFLRVDRRGRISIIARGDSDELKFSSLEFKVL
- a CDS encoding DegV family protein encodes the protein MAIKYLDAKRLKLVFIGGGKWVTKHEELLNELNVYPVPDGDTGSNMSMTLNSMINDLEEKTDEKIKMPQLIDVVEEAVLMGARGNSGTILSQVITGFLRGIGEKVKLLPKDVAEALVSAKETAYNAVSEPVEGTMLTVIRKISEKATECAEKFEDLVAFLKEIVEAGKKAVDETPELLPKLKEAGVVDAGGKGLFFFFEGFYKVTTELNLLAELQKAQVKENEFDKTIANINHDPESIHFQYCTEFIILNGNFDTDEYKKRVLELGDSAVFAQTSKKFKTHIHTNHPGKAIEIALEYGPLEKMKVENMKLQHDNLQIFSEKDEAKIFANKKIDKTKSAFVILADSENLKDEFLKLGADVVILGGQSKNPSVQEILNAIGKTEKENVYILPNNKNVITTAKMAAEKSKKTVVVLDTKTMLDGYYFLRNKDTDIDELKEAASRNYSVEITKAVRDTKIEDLSIEKDDFIGLVNGKIKYAKKSLKEVADAILDDLVTKNTITAVVVSGNEKDEASQKSIEEKLAGLKTANINGNQENYYYYLYIENKDPNMPEIAILTDSVSDLTDEDIEGLPIKVVPLRIDINGELYKDGVEISKSEFWHQMLDNNARIKTSQPSPQDFLNAYNKLFEKGYKKIISIHPSSKLSGTIQAAKVGRSLTNRENDIELIDSLGASLLQGFLVLGAAGKSVRGESFTEIINWVNNFRTKGKLLMIIPDLKYLEKGGRIGKASSTIAGALNMKPILTVNQGEVTVEKKVLGERNAQKYIEKYIERESKKQSIVLMSGWGGTPTELENVVRIYSEVENNPKINSLILNREIGAVIGAHAGPVYGVFIFPRLS